One Nostoc sp. CENA543 genomic window, GCCGCAAAGGGGTCGGATATAGGGGAGTCTGGAGTTATTTGAATATTCAGCTGTTGCAATATCCCCAACATTTGCGACAGCGATATTTGTTGCTCATCAAAGCTCACTAACAAGCTGCTGGTGCGCTCATTGATAGTCACTTCTTTGACGGCTGGATACTGTCGTAAGTATGGGACGATGTTTTCACAGTCGGAGCTAAAACTATCGTCAGTCGCTTTGATGCGTATGCGCCCCTTTGTTGCGTGTACAACTTGCATACTAGTAGCAGAAAGTATTAATTGTGGCTCTCTCACCACTTTACTGCTATTCGTATTCACTTTTGATTGATCGCTGTGACGCTGATTTAAGGTTAAGTCAGGGAATCTTGGCAGATACGAATGCGGTCTTAACCTTTCGCGACTAATAACAGTTTGTGCCATTTATTCGATAGCTACACCCAGCTTGAGGTTAACAATAGGTTAAGTATACATTAAAAATTCTTGTTGGGTATCATTCTTAAGAATCTTTTTTGCTTATGTATACTGGGCTACATTTTTTTGGTATTCTTCTTCTGTGACAATATCGAGAGTAGATTCTATGCGGTCAAGAAAAACCAGTCCATTGAGATGGTCGTATTCGTGTTGAAATATACGCGCTACAAAATCAGTGAGTTCTAGAGTTTGTAATTTGCCGTAACGGTCGGTATATTCGACTTGAATTTTTTGATACCGAGGAACTAAACCTCTAACCCCTGGAACACTGAGACAACCTTCCCAACCTTTAACAATCTCAGTTGAGTGAGCCACTATCTTGGGATTGATCATGGGTGTTGGGGGCATTTCTGGCGCATGGGGATATCTGGGATTAGGACGAGAAGCCACAATAAATAATTGCACTGATTCCGCAACTTGTGGTGCAGCAATGCCGACACCATTAGCGTTGGTAGCAGTAGTAATTAAATCATCAATTAATTTTTGAATACGTGCATCGTGAACATTTTGCACCTCAACCGCTTGCTGACGTAAAGTGGAATCGCCTAATGTGATGATGGGTAATGATTCAGACATAATCAGTGTAAAATGCAAAAATTTTAGGTATTGGGCATGGAAGAGGAATTGGGGCAGGGAGCAGGGTGCAGGGGAGAGAAAAATTTCCCCCTTGCTCCCTGCACCCTGCCCTCTACCTCTGGTTTACCCTTCTCTCTGTACGGGTAAAGGTGCTGGTTTGACTGCTAGTTGTTCGGTTTTTCCTTGCCGTTCTACCTGAATTTGCAGGGGACTACCGATTTGACTTTCTTCTACTAGTTTTTGTACTTGTTCTACTGTGGTGACTGGTTGATTATTGATGCGTTGGATGACATCTCCGGCTCTGAGTCCTGCACTGGCGGCGGGGGAACGTGGGGCAATTCTCACTAAGAGAACACCTTTATCAGATGTAATGTTAACGCGATCGCCAAATCTATCATTAATTCTTTCTCGGATTTGCGGTGTCAGCGTTACCATCTGCACACCCAAGTAAGGATGATCTACTCTACCCTTAGCAATTAATTCTTGGGAAATCTTCTCTACTGTTTTAATGGGAATGGCAAATCCCAAACCTTGCGCGCCGCGAATAATTGCTGTGTTCATGCCAATTACTTGACCATTGGCGTTCAGTAGCGGGCCACCGGAGTTTCCTGGATTAATGGCTGCATCTGTTTGTAAGTAGTCCACACGCTTATCACTAGCACCAATATCACTGCTAGAGCGACCAGTCGCACTAATAATTCCCGAAGTCACAGTATTATTCAAACCCAAGGGATTACCAATGGCAATGACGGGTTGTCCTGGTTGTAAGGAGTCTGAGTTACCTAAAGCGACTGTGGGTAAGTTATTGGCATCAATT contains:
- a CDS encoding HhoA/HhoB/HtrA family serine endopeptidase; translation: MKTREYNIRSLFAQRRINSLKLMLFGGVALVSLGGCSLLPSRTIQTQPNDSQAQIAAQTATEPTPEAAPPPIIASSGDPNFVVKVVQRVGGAVVRIDSARTVTSRVPDEFNDPFFRRFFGENIPSQPRQRVERGSGSGFIISKSGQILTNAHVVDGADQVTVTLKDGRTFDGKVLGEDPVTDVAVIQIDANNLPTVALGNSDSLQPGQPVIAIGNPLGLNNTVTSGIISATGRSSSDIGASDKRVDYLQTDAAINPGNSGGPLLNANGQVIGMNTAIIRGAQGLGFAIPIKTVEKISQELIAKGRVDHPYLGVQMVTLTPQIRERINDRFGDRVNITSDKGVLLVRIAPRSPAASAGLRAGDVIQRINNQPVTTVEQVQKLVEESQIGSPLQIQVERQGKTEQLAVKPAPLPVQREG
- the def gene encoding peptide deformylase, with amino-acid sequence MSESLPIITLGDSTLRQQAVEVQNVHDARIQKLIDDLITTATNANGVGIAAPQVAESVQLFIVASRPNPRYPHAPEMPPTPMINPKIVAHSTEIVKGWEGCLSVPGVRGLVPRYQKIQVEYTDRYGKLQTLELTDFVARIFQHEYDHLNGLVFLDRIESTLDIVTEEEYQKNVAQYT